DNA from Sphingomonas psychrotolerans:
AAACGGAGTCACGCTCGAGCTGCTGTGCCGGCGCGCCGGCGCCGATTAGCGACGGCAATAGGCACGTACGGAGAGAAGAATGAAGCAAATCGCACTCGCTTTGATCCTGCTCTCCGTTGCCCCGGCGCGTGCGCAGGAAGTGAGGGTTCCCTCTTTCACGCTGCCTGCATCGAACCAACTGAGTGCGGACGCGATGCTTGTGCTGGAGCGAATGAAGGCCACGGTCGCGCCGCCGGAGATTGTCGGCGATGTGGCAAGGCAGCGCGCCTTCTATCAGACCTACAATGACGATCGGTTGGCCGATATGCGGCGTCATTTTCGCACGAGTGAGCGGCACGAGATCGTGGACGGCGTAGCCGTGGACATAGTCGAGCCGGCCGCGGGAATCGCGCCACGCAATCGCAGCCGAGTGTTGATCAACGTACATGGTGGCGCGTTCATGTGGGGGGCGGGGAGCGGCGGGCTGGTTGAGGCGATCCCGATCGCGGCGACGATGGGGATCAAGGTCGTGACGGTCGACTACCGCCTGGCGCCCGAACATCGTTATCCGGCCGCGTCGGAGGACGTGGCCGCGGTGTATAGGGCGCTGCAAAAAAAATATCCGGCGGGGAACATCGGCATCTACGGCTGTTCGGCAGGCGGAGTCATCACCGCGCAGGCAACCGCCTGGATCCGCAGGCAGCGCCTGCCACGCCCCGGCGCGATCGGCACCTTCTGCGGCACCGGTGCGGCCTATTCGGGCGACAGTCCGTATCTGGCCGGGCCGATCACCGGCGGGGCATCGCTCGCTGCACCGACGCTCCCACCGACGCTCACCACTAGCTACCTCGCCGGCGTTCCGGCCAACGATGCATATGCTTACCCGCTGCTCTCCGACACGCAGACCGGCGCCATGCCGCCAACACTGTTGTTGGCGGGCGGCCGCGATTTTGCGGCGAGCACGCTGACTTTAGCGCATAGGCGGCTAGCGCGGCTCGGCGTTGAGAGCGAGCTTTACCTGTTTGACGGCCTCCCGCACGCATTCTTCG
Protein-coding regions in this window:
- a CDS encoding alpha/beta hydrolase, translated to MKQIALALILLSVAPARAQEVRVPSFTLPASNQLSADAMLVLERMKATVAPPEIVGDVARQRAFYQTYNDDRLADMRRHFRTSERHEIVDGVAVDIVEPAAGIAPRNRSRVLINVHGGAFMWGAGSGGLVEAIPIAATMGIKVVTVDYRLAPEHRYPAASEDVAAVYRALQKKYPAGNIGIYGCSAGGVITAQATAWIRRQRLPRPGAIGTFCGTGAAYSGDSPYLAGPITGGASLAAPTLPPTLTTSYLAGVPANDAYAYPLLSDTQTGAMPPTLLLAGGRDFAASTLTLAHRRLARLGVESELYLFDGLPHAFFVWPDMPESTEAYALIGRFFDRHLGRRMRR